From Amphiura filiformis chromosome 20, Afil_fr2py, whole genome shotgun sequence, a single genomic window includes:
- the LOC140142594 gene encoding beta-1,4-galactosyltransferase 5-like — translation MKNYRPFAVPWKSKGVQNENELSKRNYYDNLTSRLNGTICKHHIFAVISRICYPLKWTFNYVTRRPTLGMLYLLLILSCVSTVGFWTIIGVIRTENTLESRLSSNNTNTKRQLRSLGNWMAFPEIGQDQFNAVDMFIIKPMTPLIKPKEEAVAAETNATSKSNDTIPAAVIIRRNATSVCPELDIPDLVNERKLNLSDVSIDEIEKIILGKRLMDVRQLVEKTNSLINQALVGGNTSFVSCDKATSRDECGNKAYREVLESNRMLTDNYMYTPGGIWTPSDCMPRWKVAIVIPYRDRSFHLPIVIRFLTPMLQRQKLEFGFYVTEQANKLNFNRAMLMNVGFLESLNFSKWDCFILHDVDHIPINDNNYYGCSGMPRHFLSGADRWEYKLPYNNFFGAVMGLGRGQVFQIKGFPNVYWGWGAEDDEILKRIGEAGLEITRIQGPKGYYNVIKHHHQSAPHMKERHNLLKNFKPRLKKDGLNNLQYKKPEVTLHVLYTNISVDIQKL, via the exons ATGAAGAACTATAGACCTTTTGCGGTTCCATGGAAGAGCAAAGGAGTTCAAAACGAAAACGAGTTGTCTAAACGCAATTATTATGATAACTTAACATCACGTTTGAACGGAACCATCTGCAAACATCATATATTTGCCGTCATATCCCGAATTTGTTACCCACTAAAATGGACATTCAACTATGTAACACGACGACCCACTTTAGGAATGCTgtatttattgctgatattatcgTGTGTGTCGACAGTTGGTTTTTGGACAATTATAGGTGTCATAAGAACAG AAAACACACTTGAGTCTAGACTATCGAGTAATAATACCAATACAAAGCGTCAACTTCGTAGTCTGGGAAATTGGATGGCTTTTCCTGAGATTGGCCAGGATCAATTTAATGCTGTTGATATGTTCATCATTAAACCAATGACTCCTCTGATTAAACCAAAAGAAGAAGCAGTAGCAGCAGAAACGAATGCAACTTCGAAATCAAACG ATACAATACCTGCCGCCGTTATTATACGTAGAAATGCCACATCTGTTTGTCCTGAACTCGACATTCCGGATCTGG TAAATGAAAGAAAGCTAAATTTAAGCGATGTCTCTATTGACGAAATTGAGAAAATCATACTCGGGAAGAGGTTAATGGATGTTAGACAATTGGTAGAAAAGACTAACAGTCTTATCAACCAGGCTCTTGTTGGCGGCAACACAAGTTTTGTGTCGTGCGACAAAGCAACGAGTAGAGATGAATGCGGGAACAAAGCGTACAGGGAAGTTTTGGAATCCAATCGGATGCTAACTGACAATTATATGTATACACCTGGTGGAATTTGGACACCATCAGATTGTATGCCAAGATGGAAG GTGGCCATTGTGATTCCGTACAGAGACCGCTCGTTCCATCTACCAATAGTTATCCGCTTCCTCACGCCAATGTTACAGCGTCAAAAGCTGGAGTTCGGATTTTATGTTACTGAGCAG GCAAATAAGCTGAACTTCAACCGAGCTATGTTAATGAATGTGGGCTTCCTGGAGTCGCTAAATTTCTCCAAATGGGATTGTTTTATTTTGCACGACGTGGATCATATCCCCATTAACGACAACAACTACTATGGCTGTAGTGGCATGCCAAGGCATTTCTTGAGTGGAGCAGATCGATGGGAATATAA atTACCCTACAATAATTTCTTTGGTGCTGTGATGGGATTAGGCCGAGGTCAAGTATTCCAAATTAAGGGTTTTCCCAACGTTTATTGGGGTTGGGGTGCTGAGGATGATGAAATATTGAAACGCATTGGAGAAGCCGGACTAGAGATCACCCGTATCCAAGGACCTAAAGGATACTATAATGTCATTAAACATCATCATCAAAGTGCTCCACACATGAAAGAGAG GCATAATCTTCTAAAGAACTTTAAACCACGACTCAAAAAAGACGGTTTGAACAATTTGCAGTATAAAAAACCGGAAGTCACACTCCACGTGTTATATACCAATATCTCAGTTGATATCCAGAAACTCTAA